The following is a genomic window from Panthera uncia isolate 11264 chromosome B4, Puncia_PCG_1.0, whole genome shotgun sequence.
atggaaagtaagaatttaaaatatgtaagcaaAATTTTTCCCTTAAActtagaaggaaaaaattatcttctatttccaaatataatgttatataagaATGTATTACATAACCAAATACAACAGACCTTTATGAACTGCTCATATAACTGTCTAATTGTTTTCAGTCTCTGGTTCTGAACAATTCTAGATTGTTGAAAAGCCTTTTGTTGCTGTCGAAACAGGTTctacaaatgtaaaagaaaaaaaattataacaatttggataaaatttaaaatttaacaaaaaataattctgcATTAAATTTAAAAGGTATAGTTTTTGAATCAACACtgttttaaggggcacctgggtgactcagtcggttaagcatccgacttcggttcaggtcatgatttcatggcccatgagtttgagccctgcatctcactttatgctgacagctcagaacctggatggaacctgcctcggattctctgtctccctttctctctgcgcccctctctcaaaaataaacattaaaaaaattaatcaacacTGTTTTAACTATTATTACCAAGTTCACCACCATATACAACAATAATGTAATAAACCTAACAGCTATTGAGTAGGAACACTTaacaatacacaaaatatgttttaattcttGGTGCTTTGAGTATCACCCTAGCTAATCCTTccaataattttgatttttcagtttcttgacCTACTTTCCACCAATGGTTTTTTTGTCTCCCATTCTACTTTAGCCATTCATGCACATACTCATACCCTAGATTTTGTAATTGCCAATATCTGCAACCTCTACATAATATTAACAATAGCAAACTTCATAGTAACCATGTGTTAGATACTACTCTGAACTCTTTAAATTCAACTTTCCAGCTACTCTGTCTGTAGCTGGTCATGACTTCAGAAAACCCCACACTTATATGCTGGTAGGTCTCACTTTAAATCATGATCACTGTGATCACTAGCCTAAATTGGTCCTTAACGCTACTTGGAAATTACATTTTCCTAGTCTATTCACTGGCCCACTCTTCAGGAAAGTATTTTATACTGTCTCATTTGACTTCAAAAAGCAACTTCTTTTCTACCATCCAATGACCTTAATTATTTCACGAAATAAATAGAAGTAATCCAAAGAGAACTTTGGTCCCCATCACCATATCTACCTACACAACTACATCTATCTGTGTTCACATACTCTaccttatttcctatttttaaggaTGAACTATACTTGTTCTCTGCTACAGCCAACTTTTTCACATGTCCCAACCATTCTAAAGAATTTAGCAATTGTCCCCCTCTTtcaattccttattttttctcaagattattCTTAGCAGCACACAAACATGTTGCTCTTTCTCCATTCttaaacaaaaaaccacacactaTTCCTTTTCTACTCAGGCTACCACCCCATTTCTATCTTTCCTATTCTCTCTTATTCTCATTCCAGTCAACTCTTTGTACTCTCTTTTCTACCAAATCATTCTGATAAAGAACACCAACAACCTCCACATTGCCAAATCCACCCTATGTGGCCTATAAGTAGCATATGACAAAGTTTATCCTCTCTCTTCAAAGGCTTTCTTGACTTCACTTGGAGTCTTTTTTTCTACCTATTAGGCCACTCATTCTCAGTCTCCTTTACTGGTTCTCCCTCATCTTCTTGAACTCTAAACACTGAAGTACCTATTCCAGAGCTCAGTTCTTAGACTTACTTCTCTTTCACATTTACAATTGCTCCCTTGGTGATTTTATCCAATCTCATGGTTAAATGATGTATTTGTGTTGAGAATTCCCAACTTTGTAAGTTCAACTCATGTCTCTTTccagaactccagactcatataCCAATGGCCTACTCAACACATCCCCTTGGTTGTTTCGTATTAACATTTCTAAAACTGAGCTGATCAACCAACCcctaatattatttaatatgaatAGTACCTTAGCTCTTAAATAAGAAATGTgtgataattttataaatgaaagaattaaatacaAGGATAGTTAACATAGTTATATATGGGAGGGGCTCACTTCCATCTCCTATAAAGATGGGCATGTAACAACAGTCTAGTCATTAAAAGTAAACCATGTTTTAACCATAATGACTCATTCAGGAATGGGCAAATAATCCAAACTAGATCAATGATATTCCTCCAATGGACTTTTCTTTCTGCAAGTTATTGAGAAAGTCTATTTTAATCCACTGAGGTTACTAAACTTGTAGCAAGTTTACAAATGCAAGAAGCTATCTTGCTTACCACACTGAAACAGCCTATTAAGAGCTGGAGACAGAGCCCAAATGACACTATGTAAACAATCCTTCCTTATACCATCCTGCTATGCCTGAAACCAAACTATTCCTGGACTTCTTTTATATAAACCAATAATGTTTTTTGTACCTTGACAATTTCTGTCACTTGGAACTGCAAGAATCACAACCAATACAGGAACAACAGCTTTTATAAATACGGTGTGTACCCATAATTCTCTGGTTTACCGTTCAGCAGGGCCAAAACACATAGCCAGCATGGGAAGTGAAACCCAGCTGAGTGTTACGGATCTACTACACAGCTAGGCTCTCCATTCCTACTTGACACTTGGTTATAATAGATTAATTATAAAACTAAGTGTGATACTAACAGCTagtttttcttcttgttcctcAGCTTTCTGCACATCTATATCCCACTGATGAAACAAAGCCAGAAATTGCTGAGAATACTCTTGATTAAGCTTCTGCCTGTTAAAACATAAGAATGACTATTATCATATTTCATACCAATagaaaaaacattcaaaacaaaattgaTTTGACATAATTAATACTacaataaaggaaggaaataatggctCCTTAAATTTTCAGatgtgaaaacaaaaagtaaaataatgatttatgCTGATTCtagaagtatttattttcctAACCAGCTGACAGAAAATCCCTCTTGTATGCTTTAGTTCTTAAGATCTATGgaagttttattatatatacaaattttccAGAAAACTTCATTTTATCTCCATgcagtttatttctcattttctccaacTGAATATAGTTTCTGATATGATAAACAGATTCAATGAAGTTACTATGTTTATAAGATTtccaaatagaaatatttcacttaatttttccccattttggtATGACAATGATTTTGTAAACAGTAACATTAAGCCATCAGCTAAAATATACAGATTATTTACAATAAGATTGATCTTTTTCTACATTGTTAAATAAGTAACTATCACAAGACTCATAATTTAGatgacatttactttttattcctttatagtaaaaaaacctcaatggttatttatttatttatttatttattttttttttataaagacgcttaaccgaccgagccacccaggcgccccactcaatggttatttaaatggagaaaaagataATCATTGATTTCTAGGAAATCATCTCAAGTCTATGAAGGAGTACGGTTATAAGACTAAAGAAAGGACTTAGAGAAAAGTAaagccaaatatattttttactagaaacaccaataaatagaaaatgatagtatttttcataatttgcACCAATGGATACTAAGAAATGATACAAACGTTGTGTCTGTGAAAAACCAACAACCTTACCTTTGTTCTTGTTGGGTTTTCCAAACATGTTCAATTTTCTGGTTACTAGTCTTGAGAGAAGCCTTGGTATACATTTCTAGTCTTTTCCTCTTGGCAAGGAGAGCCTTGTTAATGTCagctttattgaaaataaatacttattaaaactTAATGttgatgaaaattattttgttgcCACATGTTCAAATTAAATAGGGGTACAGTTGGTTCAACAGTTttggaaagacatttaaaattaaatcttaaagtataatattaaaaagcaagactgcttttttcctaagaaaacttTCAGCTATTACTATCCCGATTCTGACTTTCCtaactaaattttttaatttagagatgatttaaaaaagctaaacatgaaaaatagatATCTCCTAAAACATACCTCCAAATCTTTCCAGCATATTTTGTACTTCGCCCCTgtgaaattacattaaaaagctTTTAATTAAGGATCAAAATATCACACACCCAGTATTTTACATACAATAGTTGCTGGACAACCAAAGTAGACTTTTCTTAAAGTACTTTATATAACaggcaaaaattattttgagcacATCACCCCATATCTTCAAATATTCCTGCAGAAGTCCTTTTCTTCCCGTGCTTATCAATTACTGGAGTCTTCCCTGCATtgacaataagaaagaaaaatattttcaaaactaagTATGCCATTTTTCATGGTAATTTTTCATGGTGTAGTATCTTAATTTTGAGgccttttaggatttttttgccAACATTACTGTTTAAAGCAGACATATAAACACAGTACTTTCTCTGCAGTTTGGATGCAATTAAATCAGGATCCATGACCATTTTATAGGAACAATTTTGCAAGTCTTCCCATCTTAATGTCATAATAGGCCAGgtttgtacttatttatttttacatattatatgtatttatgccataagtgttatatattttatttaccaaTCAATCAGAAATCTGGAGAATAATGACTGTAAAGGCAAGAGATGCTGTGTAAGCTTTTCTAACTCCAAATGAGAAACATGAAGCACATCaaaatgctttacaaataaagttttattatcgTTTAAAATGTAGTGCATTCAAAACAAGTGAAGTACAGGACATGGTCACTGCCCAACAATATTAGATATACTGTACCTTCAGTGACATCCTCCTCTGAACCACTCAGatcctttttatcttctttctcaaAGTCATAGGCTCTTACGACCTGATCCTCCACTGATGTCTTCCCAGATTTCCCTGTATGCTTTCTTCCAGACGGCACCATATTTAGttgttttctgacttttaaaaaataagtctctCAAACCTTCTGAATCCAAAGACACCATTTAAGTAAACCGGTAAATTTCAAAATTAGCGCTATCAAATAAAGATCATCTTAGGTGAATAACATTTGGGGAGTCTTCTCACTTAATCTGTTGGCCCGAAAGTTAACAAAGAAGATAAAGACAGCGTCGACGGTGAGTTTGCACCTGAGGATTGAGATCTGAATTTTAGTCCCGCTTCTGCCGGATTCTGGCTAAATTCGGGCGAATCTAGTTTGTGCATTTCAGTCACAGAGCGAAATTGTAGTTGTTGACAGGATCGGTCGTGAGCATGCCCCAAAATGAGTTTACAgcgaaataaatataaaataaaaacgttcTGCAATCTGTGCCTCGGAAAAGAACAATTCCACCTAA
Proteins encoded in this region:
- the SYCP3 gene encoding synaptonemal complex protein 3 isoform X2 — translated: MVPSGRKHTGKSGKTSVEDQVVRAYDFEKEDKKDLSGSEEDVTEGKTPVIDKHGKKRTSAGIFEDMGGEVQNMLERFGADINKALLAKRKRLEMYTKASLKTSNQKIEHVWKTQQEQRQKLNQEYSQQFLALFHQWDIDVQKAEEQEEKLANLFRQQQKAFQQSRIVQNQRLKTIRQLYEQFIKSMEDLEKNHDNLLTGAQNELRKEMAMLQKKIMMETWNSCSR
- the SYCP3 gene encoding synaptonemal complex protein 3 isoform X3, coding for MVPSGRKHTGKSGKTSVEDQVVRAYDFEKEDKKDLSGSEEDVTEGKTPVIDKHGKKRTSAGIFEDMGGEVQNMLERFGADINKALLAKRKRLEMYTKASLKTSNQKIEHVWKTQQEQRQKLNQEYSQQFLALFHQWDIDVQKAEEQEEKLANLFRQQQKAFQQSRIVQNQRLKTIRQLYEQFIKQQQEMASVRKSLQSMLF
- the SYCP3 gene encoding synaptonemal complex protein 3 isoform X1, which produces MVPSGRKHTGKSGKTSVEDQVVRAYDFEKEDKKDLSGSEEDVTEGKTPVIDKHGKKRTSAGIFEDMGGEVQNMLERFGADINKALLAKRKRLEMYTKASLKTSNQKIEHVWKTQQEQRQKLNQEYSQQFLALFHQWDIDVQKAEEQEEKLANLFRQQQKAFQQSRIVQNQRLKTIRQLYEQFIKSMEDLEKNHDNLLTGAQNELRKEMAMLQKKIMMETQQQEMASVRKSLQSMLF